The Armatimonadota bacterium genomic sequence TCTCGAATCTCGGTGTCGAGATCTTTGAGCGTAGCCCGCACTCCGTTCTCTTGCTCGTCGGTCAGGCCTTCGCCAAGCTCTGCGCCCTTCCATGTAACCGTGGGTCTTAGGCTCCCTGTCTTGTCTTCAGCACCTGGGACTGGCGCAGCGATCCGGCTGTACTCGTAGTCGCCTACGGTGACGACCTGCTCTTCGCCAGCTCGGATCTTGGAAGTGTCGGGGGCAAGGATCGCCTTGCCGTCGTCGTCGTTAAGGAGAGTGGCCAGATTCCTCTTCAAGGATTCTACAAATGTTGACCTTTCCATCTTGAATTTCCTGGCGAGCACTTTCGCACGCGCTCGATTCAATCTGACGGTCGGCGTGGCGGACTGCAAGAGCCCCGAACATGGAATGGGTCGCAACCTGCAATAATCCTGCAATGACTCGGACGAAACACCCAATTCCGTGGCCGTGGCCGTCAGAGCGGAAAATTCTGATCAAGCCGGAACCAGCTGACGAGGGGAGGCTTACGCTGCTCTACTTAGCACTCGATAATCTGGGAGTCCTTCCTCAAACGGCATGGTCTTGGCCCGACATTTACAATGCAGGTCTGCTCCCCCGCGGACACGACGCGGTTCCGAAACTCAGGAAACTCGGGTACCCCACGCTAGGAAAGAAGAAAGTGCTCCTTCTGGACGAGCTCACACTGGCGCGCTTGGTCGCTGGGGAAGATCCGAACAAGTGGGATATTGACGCATCGCTGATAGCAAGATCTGATTTCATAGAGCTCAGCCTCAAATATGACTACTTGAAACAGTTTCTGGTGCGCACTCTTCTTGAAAAGTCAGTCGGAGGGGACTTCCTTGGCGCTCTGGTCGATGGTGGCCTGGACGGAGCAAAATCGGCTGCGATCGAGGATCTCAAGGCTCGGATCGGCAGTATCGAGCTGTTCGGGTCTGGCGGCCGCAAGCTGAAGAAGATAGACGGCCAACAGACTGCACTGCCGATCAAAGATCCCAACCAGGCCATGAAGCTAGAAGAACTTGAGGCGATCCTTGATATCCTGGAATCGCTCTAGCCGCACTGGCCGAACATCCTTGTCGATTCCTCGAATCTGCGGGAATAGCGTCCACACGGTCGATACAGAAGGAAATAGCCCTGGTCGTAATTTTCGCTGATAGAAATCATGCCCCAAGGCGATAATCGATGTGTAGTTGGACTCTTCCTCTACATAAGAGCCGATCGACACGGCGAGATGCAAGAACCGAATAAAGTTTATCCAAGACCTCACGGTCGCTTGCATCATCGCCGCTCCCTTCGTCGAAATTCGGGGGCGGCTTCTTCGTTTAGATGCAATTAGACCAAGATCAGACAAAGATTTTGAACGGACTGAGAGGAAAAACCATCAAGGTGGTCTTCCTGAACGGCGAATCCATGACCGGGAAGCTCCACAGTTTCAGCACCTTCGTGCTGGTGGTGGGAAACAGCCTCCTTTATAAGCACGCCATCGCCGAGATCACCCCTGTTGGCGCAGAGTTTCGTCAGGCAAGAGAAACGGCACGCTAATGGAGACCTTTCTACAGCTCCAAAGGCACGAGCAGCGGATTCTCGCACGTCTCGGCCTCACCTTCTCACAGCACCTTGTCGCCATATACTTGCTTAGTCGTTGCATCAACAGTTCCTTTGAACTGTGGATCACAACTACGGAGATCGCGCTGGAATGTGGGCTTGGCACGAACACGGTAAGGAAGGCTCTTCAAAGGCTGGATGAAATCGGCCTGATATGTCCAATCTACACCCCTGGAAACGGTGAGAAGTTCGCTCGGATCATCGAAATAAAGAGAAAGACCTTCTTCGACACCAGGCAGGAAACATCGGATCATGTGAAGGCCATGATCCAGTTAACCAAGCATCAGTCAAACGCTCCTACTGAAGCGTATAACGCTCCCACAGAAGCGTTAGCTTGAACCTGAAACGCTCCCACAGGAGCATAAAAGAGATAAAGAGAGATTTGAGAGAGAGGATAACTCTTAAAGGAAGGACAATCTGGTTGAATATCTGGAACAGCGAGACCCCCAAGAGTACATGCTGGCGAAGATGGAGAGGGTCGAGCGTTCCTGTAGTAAGTCTACTGCTTTAGAACAGATAGCTATTTCCTGGGAAGAGGTAGTAATACTTGAACAGCATCCTACCAGGATCATACTTTCCCCTAACCAATACGCTATGGACCTCTGTAGCTCGTGGTTGCCAGGTGCTCCCGCCCCGGAATATACTGTTTTTGCCGCCTCAGCACCTCACTGTGGCACCTCACGACGGAGATGGCCCTCTTGTCCACAACACCGTCTCGATCGCCGTACGGTTGAGCGTTCCGGCTGTGGCTCTCGCTGGTCTCATCTGAAACCCGGAATGGAACGCGGACTACACCGTCAGCGGTGCAAGAAGAAGGGTCTACGTCGTCACCTAGGACGCTGACATTGAAGGTCTACGGGCCTGAGCAGATTCCCAATGAAGAAGCAATCCAGGCTAGGAGAACGGCGAATCCGATACAACCAAGACAAGACTGAAACGAGTTGGGTTTGCTTAGTTGAGGTCGTGGCGTTTTGATCGGGTTGCCGCAGTGAGGACAGCTTGCAGCGTTGTCGCTGACTTCCCGGCCACACTCCTTGCACTTGATAAGAGCCATGCCTGAATCTACCTGACCAGACCTGGCGCGAAGACGTACAGGAACATCAGCGCCAGGGGAACTCTCAGCGAGCAGACGAGCCAGTTCAATGCTCTCATCGATCGAGGATACCGTTCTGGATGCGGATATACTTCCGCAATGGACAGTAGCGAGTTGGGAAAGGTTTCGATCAGCAGGCTGGAGATCTGGAGGCGACAGCTCAGCGACTGGATGAACAGGAACCACGGTGGCGGGACAGTGAAGTTCAACAAGCAGTATCTTGTCGTCAAGATTCAGGACGTTCCAGAAGTGTTCTGGTCCGAAACAACACCCGTCGGGATGGAAGATAGCGCGAAGATAGGAACCGTCGTCGAATCGATCCAATCCGGTGCGGTGGTCGTGACAGGAAGGCACTTGCCGGAGTTGCTGGCACGCGAGGTATTGGAAAACTTGAACGACGGATTGAAGAAGATCTCGAAGCTCAAGACACTTCGTGACGACGTGGAACTCACCGAGGACATGATCAAGGAAGCCCATGACTTTGTGACAGAGGTCTGTGTCAAGGAGGGCAAATAATGCCAGAGGACAAAGTACAAGCCGATATGGATCTGATGACGATCCTGGTCTATTGGCGTCAACGGGAAAAGGAGCTTCAAATGACAGCTCGTGGCAGGTTCGCCCAGATGGAGATCGACGCGGCTGTTGCACTTCACGTTGGGGAGAAGATGCAGGAACTGGGTGGAACGATTGACAAACTCACCTCCGCCCAGATCGACTCGGCATCAAAGATGGAAGCGATGACGAAGGCTTACAAGAACGCGACGGTCTGGATCGCAGTGTTCACAGGTGGGCTGGTGTTCGTCGGCATCGCTCAAATCGTGGCAAGCTTGAACATGTAGCCTGCTTGACCACCGATGAACTCAGTGAAGAACCGGACGACGGGATCACGCTTCGTCGAAAGTGCCACGACATCGAGCATCACGCGCCCTAGGTCGCACCATCGACCTGGTAGCGGTGTAAGCTCGGCTGATGGGACAGGAACCGATCAGCCCTGTGTACAGGGACAAGCTCATCCAGGATCTCAAGGATAAGAAACATGAGTACGACGTGATGATCCATCGAGAAAAAGACAAGGCCAAGGATATCTTGCACATTGAACAAGATATGCGGGACATCATCAATGGGATCAAGACAGACCGGTCACTGGACGAAAGGGAAACGGCGCTCAGGGTCACAAACGATGTAATGCGCGAAGCAGACATACGTGCGAAGCAACTCGTGATCGAGATCGAAGAGACGATGGCTGAACTGTCCCGTGTCGAACTCGATCTTGCGAACGTCGAAGCACTCAAGAAGATCGCAGGGTACAACAAGGACACCAGGGACGCGATCAACCAAGGAAAGCTAACGAACAGGATCATGGTCGCGATCGCGGTGTTCATGGCGGTCATGGCTTTTTTCACCCTACTGAACTCGATCAGTATCCGTGAACAAGCAGAGAACCCCGTGGTCGAGAACATCGCAGAACAGGATCCCACCCAGGAAGAAGCTGAGTCCCAAGAGTGACTCGCCAGAGCGGTCGTCTTCGACTGAGCGAAGTAGAATCCAGCCATGCCTGGTGAAGAAGATTATCAGAGTCTCACTCTTGAGGTTACCGACCTGATGGAGCACGTCATGGACGATGTCGAGCCAGAAGTCAAACATGTCAAGCTAGGTGGTTTGACTGTCACGGTCAGTCACTACCTGACGGACGAACTGACGCTCCTGTGGGTCGGTCTCGGGGATGACGACGACGCGATGCTGTACTCGCTCAAGGACGCCAATGGGAACGAGATAACAGATCCCGCCATAGCCAGGAAGCTGAACAAATAGGCCCTTTCGTTTCAGTGATGTGTGCGCGGTGAACAATCGGAGAAGCAGACGCTGCTCACCGGCCCCACATATGGCCTTGAAACCTGATTCTGGCACCGCGAGCACGATGACGTAGGCATGCCTAAAACATGAGAGACACCCTTGAATTTGGACCTTAGGTTCCAAAAGGAGTTATCTAGAGCCCAGAAAATGGCCGGTTGGGGCCAGGAAGACACCTACCCGTCGGTGCCTTTTATGGCCTAAATGGCCCTTTTTGTTATTTTTTCGGAGGCTGAAATCCTGTGTGGCCGGATGGAGTCCCCTCAAGGCTCACATATATAGCTAGGGCGCGGTCGCCGTTCAGACCCCGGGGTACCCCCTTCAGGATATAGTCCGACCTGGTCAACCAGTGAAGAAGCGTACGAATTGCTATCAGATGAATACCGACTCGCGAAGTCTAGGATTTAGCTCTTCCTAATCCGCATTGTCTTCCATTCCGAGATCACCGATGAGTGACTGTATCATCGGAGATACCGCCACTACGAGAGTCCCCTAAAACGTCCGGAATTCCATATTCCATCGATGTCAATCGACGACGACCCACACAGTCTGATCAAGAATGATCAACCAAGGGTATGAAAGCACTATGCCAACTTCCTTGTAACTGACCCTTGCTTGCATGGCCAGAGTTCCGTTCTCGATGAACCGGGACGGGTCAGTTGTGATGGTTACTTCGACGACAGAATCCGCAGTCGTCGCAATCATGAAGTCAACCTGCTCGTACGAGTTTGTGTCGTAGTTCCAAAGATCGATCCACTGACCGATATTGTTGATAGAAGCGTGGGCTTCAACTCTGAACCGAAGCACTGTTGGCGTCTCGGTCGGAGCAGTGCCGACGACGATGAGTTGCACTTGCCGCTCAGCCTGGTTCAGTGTGATGCCAGGTCGTACGAACATCCGCAGGTTATCGCTTGAGAACAGGTCGCTGAGTCCACCAGCGATCAGGATTCCGCGGAACAGCGAGAAGCTGTCCGGCGGAATAACCGTGCTATGTAACGTTTGGAAGGAGGGCTGACCGTCAAAGGCCGCATTGTTCGTCAGCTGTATCGCTCCTGTGCCGTCGGCGTTCATTATGTATATTTCGTGATCGCCGTCTCGGTCGGAGTTAAACGCGATCTTCGAGCCATCAGGGCTGTATACAGGATCGACATCCACAGATCCGTTGTTTGTCAACCTAGTCGCTCCCGTTCCGTCCGCATTCATGACGTAGATTTCCCAGTTGCCGTCCCGTGTTGTCAAGAAAGTTATCTTCGATCCGTCCGGGCTATATGACGGGTCGAAATCGACAGTCCCGCTGTGCGTCAAGTTCGTTTGTCCTGAGCCGTCAACGTTCATGACGTAGATCTCATCATTGCCTTCCCGCCAAGACGCGAACACGATTTTCGATCCGTCAGGGCTGAATGCAGGGACCCAATCGGACAGTGAGCTGTTCGTCAGGCGCGTCTGATCCGTACCGTCAACGTTCATGATGTAGATTTCAAAGTCGCCATCGCGCCGGGCACCAAACGCGATTTTCGATCCGTCCGGACTGAACGCCGGGGTGTGGTCGGTAGCCACGTGGTTCGTCAGCCGCGTCTGTCCAGAGCCGTCTGCATTCATGACATAAATCTCCCAATTGCCATCGCGATCGGACGCGAACGCGATCTTAGACCCGTCAGGGCTGAAAGCAGGGCGGCGATCATCGGCACCGTTGTTCGTCAGCCGCGTCTGCCCGGAGCCGTCGGCGTTCATGACGTATATCTCAGCATTGCCGTCTCGCTCTGATGTAAACGCGATTTTCACTGAACTCTGCGGAAACAGGATCGAGTCGTCTGAGTCACGGGATAACCCTCCCTGGGCAAGCGATTGAATTGTGAAGAGGCCCATTAGGAACGCACAGGCGAGTCTGATCCTAGAGTGTCGCATGCTCAGAACTTAGCACTACTGCTGACAAATGTCAATAGAAGTGGCGACAAATGTCGCTACTGCCGTCCATCCCTGGTAGAATTGCCGGCGCATTCCCCGCCCTTGGTCGATGTCGGTCAGGAGTCCTCTTCGATCCGCTTGAGAATCTTCTTGAGTTCCTTTTCCTCGGCCTTGGTGAGCTTAACCTTCTTTTGAAGGAAGTGGACGAGTGGGGATACAGAGCCGTCGAGAACATCAGTGACGAGCCCCTCGATCATTTCTGACTGCAGCTCCTCATATGGCTTGACAGAGCGGTAGACGAACATACCGGACTCCTTGCGCCTCTTGAGAAACTTCTTCTTCCGCAGACGTTCCAACATCTGGGTGATCGTGCTTCTGGAGTAGCCTGCCTCCGACTCGAAGTGGCCGTATATCTCCCCAACGCTCAAACCGTCTGACTGTGCGACGTGAGCGAGCAGTGCGAACTCCGCCTTGCCGACGGTCGGCTTCTTACGCATATCTGATCTGATCTTACCGGGGGAAGATAGGCTTGAGCAGGACTGCGACCTCTTCTTCGCCGTCAGTGGCATCACAAGCAATGTACATATTGTCCGAGATCCCCCGAGCAAAAGTAAGCCAAAGCCCTTCAGGCACGTCACAAAGGTCGTTGAGATCCATCACCCGTCTGTCGGGCGTCCATATGAGCGCTGTTCGCTCTTTGGCGTCAGAGTTCCAGCCGGAGCCCACCGAATACCCCTTGCTGTTAAGTGCAAACTGCCAAGAGTTCGCGAATAGGTTTGGCTGATCGTTGAGTACGACTTGGTCCGCTCCGAACCAAGTCGTGGGTAGGTGTCGACCGTCTTTCCAAGAATTGCCGACGATGACCCCGTCGTCAGATATCTCACTGACTGACATCGAGTCAGAGCCTTCGAGCATCGGCAACATCCTGATGGTTCCGTCCGGCTCCCATATCCAGGCCAAGTTCTTACTTGCGTTGAAGTAATTGTCCGAGAAGGTGCCTATAGTTGTACCGCTTGAGTTCACTGCAGACGCGTACGTGTGCGGGAGATCGCCCAACACGCTCGCCTCAAGCAGCTCCAGTCCCGTACTGGGGTGAAATCGGAACGCGGTGGGAACGTCACCGTCGAAGCGGCCAACAACGTGCCCCTCTTCGCTCACGTCCCACGCATGGCCGTTGAGGCCTGTTATCTCGCTATAGTCGTCGCCTCCGCCGAACACTCCGATCCGCCTGATGTTTCCGCCAACTGCCAGTCCATCGTTGTTGACTCCGTTTACTTGACTGTCGAACCGTGTCGTCTGGATCTGTTTCAAGCCCTCCTCTTCGCTCCAGATAAACGGTGAGCGCCAGTTGTAATTGAGCGCGACCTCGCCTTTCTCGTTGACGTCCCACGCTGTCGATGGCCCAAGCTCTGCATTGCGGGGCAGAACTATGACCTCAAACCTGGGAAGACCCTTTGACTTCCTGTCGAACTCTGCCGTCGTCCTACCGATGAATTCAGGCGTTACTGGCTGAAGGATGAGGGTCAACGCGATCGGGGCAGCAGCCATCCAGCCGAGCTTTCCATTATTATTGCTAAACCGCCCGATGTTCACAAGTCGTTGCTTGAGGTCGCTGACGTGCGTCCTGCCGAACGCAAGACCGGCCGTCAGCGACGTTTGGCCTGTAGCAGATCGTGCGAGCAAGCCTGCGTAGTCGGACTTCTTACCGTCAAGAACTTGTAAAGCTGTATCGTCAGCAGCTTGTTCTGTGAAGAGCCGGTAGAGCCGCACCGCCCAATACAGCACAGGGTTCCAGGGCATTGAGGCAAGAGTCAGAAGCGGTAGCACGCTCCATAGCGGGTCGCGCCGCATGACGTGTGCCAGCTCGTGTGCCAGCACCTGTTGCCTGTCACCCGTGCCCTCTTCAAGCGAGTATCTTTCTGGTAGAACGATCGCCTGTCGCCACAGCCCTACCAGCGCAGGAGAATCGACCTGGTTCGAGACGACTACCCTCGGGATGTGCCAAGCTCCAACCTTCTCGGCGATCTCAGAGCACTCGCTGAGCCCATCACCTGCGATAGGAGAGCCGCTCGTTGCGAGCCTCTTAAGAATCGAGTTGATCCGGAGGTACTGCACTAGAACGTAGGCCGGCCCGAGAATGATTAGGGCCGCAGTGACAAGGAAGAACACTTGTCCTGACTGTACGAGTGTGGCCGTGGATTCTCCAGCCGGCACCTCAGGCGCGAGGAAGATACCGAAAACGGCGAACACGACCGCCGATACCCAGAACTTGGCGAACGCGAATCGCAAGATCCAGACTTTCGTCGATGCCTTGATGGTGCGGGCGACGACCGTCAGCAGGCAGACGAGAAGGATCCAAAGGCTCCCTTCAACAAGAAGATGGAACCAAGGCAACAGCGCCTTGACGACCGCCGGACTCTCCATAACGTCCGAAGTATACGACAAGTGTCAACAAGAAGTCCCTTGCAAGGCTTCCTATATAACGAGGGGGGCGGTCTTATTCAAGACCCCGGGGTACCCCCCTTCGGTATGGGGTCGACTCTCCGACCCCGACAGCTCAGTTCTTCAAGTCATAAGGGAGATTATCGGTCCGCTACGCAAGGGCAAAGCCCTTCAACGATAATCTGGCCTTATAACAGAAAACTGGGCTGTCTGACTCTGGAACTCTCGGCTTGTCTGACTGCCCCCCCTGTGTTTCCCTTGCTCAGCTCTTGCTCGAATGCACGCGAGCATCGCCTCGCAAGGAAAACAATGAATACGAACGTACAACATACGATCGACTCGTCACTCAAACGGCTCTCCAGCGCCCTGGCGGCAGGACGCTCAGAGACGCTCACCGACTACCTCAGGGCCATGGCGAGGTTCCACGACTACTCGTGGTTCAACGTCATGATGATCTTCACCCAGAGGCCTGAGGCTACGCGAGTCGCAGGCTACAACACCTGGAAGAAGGTGGGTAGATGGGTTATGAGAGGGCAGAAGGGCATAGTCATCCTGGCTCCCCTTCTCAAGAAGGACGAAGAGGGTAACAGGGACCTTTATGGCTTCAAAGCTGTGCGGGTCTATGACATCAGGCAAACTGATGGCAGAAGTCTCCCAGAGTTCGACTCTGTCCATGGAGACCCAGGCCGCTTCACCCAGTCTCTCGCAGCCCTTGCACACGACCAGGGTATCGAGGTCGAGTACGTCGATTCTCTTGGAGGACCAGACGGTGTCTCACAAGGAGGCAAAGTCATGGTGTGCAAGGACCTACCTGAGGGTGAACAGTTCGCTGTGCTTGCACACGAGCTGGCTCACGAGCTGATGCACCGAGGTGAACGCAAGGCGTCGAAGAAGACCAAAGAGCTGGAAGCCGAGGCTGTCGCCTTCGTCGTCTGCTCTGTCCTCGGGCTCGACACCTACTCCAGGAGCAGGGACTACATTGGTCTCTATGGCGGCAGCGCTGAAGCCCTGGCCGACTCCCTCCAGCACATCCAGCAGACCGTGAAGTTCATGTTGTCTGCTGTGATCTGACTCTTGAATGGGGCAGTCTCAGCCGACTGCCCCAGATTCAGGCCCGGATGACACGGACTGTGGCCGCCTCATCGGAGGATCCTACGGACTCCCTCGATGCCCTCCGCTACACTGCGGGACGGCTACAGCCCGGCCATCCGCTGGCCTGTGATTAAATCTCTCTGAAAGCGCTCTGATTCAACTCTAACGCCAACGCAGATCGGTAGACTAGGCCACACCAGATCTCAAGTCTAAAAGGAGCTGTTGAAATAACACAACAAGCGTACATTGTGGCAGTCGAGAGGTCAAACAGGAAGGCCGCCGACCAGTTGCGAGCGAAACCAGGCTACGCCAGCATCCCTGTTTTGCCTCAACCGGTGGTTGGCGAGATGACAGCATGAGCGACACTTGGCGGGATCTAGCAGTTGCAGTTGCGTCACGAATCGAATTCGAGCGCAGATGCGACCGACTCGGATTTGTGGACGAATTCACTGCCGTGCGATTTAGTGCAGAGTTTCTCGATTCTCAAAGGACAGGAAAGATTAGGACTGAAGAACCTCATCCAGACATCTCCAACAAGTTCATCGACCTGGTCAGAGAAACGAAACGAGGGAAACAACTTGACCTCGGCATGGAGGCGAAGTGGCTTCGTCCAACCGGAAGCACAAGGTCGTGGCTCAAAGAGCTTGCCGTCGATCTCTTTCGACTCCAGCATTTCAGAACCGGCACGAAGCAAGGCACGCACCGTGTTCTACTCGTCGTGGGAACACACGACATGATTAAGGATAATATCTTTGACAGGAACGTCCAGACCGGCGGAGGGTCAAAGCGTGGCTTGCCCTTCATCCTGCCAGAGAACCTCTCGACTACGTTTACTAAATTCGAAATCCGCAATTGCAGACCAGAGGCGCGGAAGTGGCTTCGATCCTGCAGGGTAAATCTTGGAGTCAATCTCCCATCGACGTACGATGCACGGCTTGCCGCCAGGCATGTTGCTGCATCAGACAACGATGCGATTGAAGCTGTCGTGTGGGTGACTCGTCGTAAACCAAGCTGGAAGTCGTTTGACGACAATAGGGCGTGGGGTGTGATTTGAGCAATACAGTGCCCATGCCAGAACCGCCAGCACCCGCAGCCGTTTCCGCAGATACGGCCATGATGGGGCCGCCAATCCTGCCCATCAAGCGGATCAAGCTGTACAGCAGCGAGCAATGGGAAGAATTAGTTCTTGAATGGGCAAATGGGGCGGCCGCGAAATATGACCGGGTTGAACGGTGTGGCGGTGCTGGTGACATGGGGCGCGATGTCATCGGGTTCCCGGAGAAAGACAATCACGATTTATGGGACAACTACCAATGCAAGCACTATGACCATCCGTTGCACCCCTCTGACATTTGGCTAGAACTCGGGAAGCTCGTGTACTACGCTCATCGAGGCGAGTTCACGTATCCGCGAGCATACTCGTTTGTCGCTCCACAGGGCGCTGGTACAGCACTTGCGAATCTGCTAAGAAAACCTGAAGAACTGCGCCGCGGCCTCATCACGAATTGGGACAGGAAGTGCAAGGAGGGAATCACTTCGACTGGAGAGGTCAAGCTTGAAGGAGATCTTCGTGCCTACTTGGATGGACTAGATTTTTCTATCTTCAGCTACATTCCACCTCTTCAGTTGGTAACGGAGCATCGCGAGACCTCATGGCATCTGGCGAGGTTTGGAGGAGCCCTACCGGAGCGGCAAGAGGCTCAGGATCCTCCAGCCACTCCAGAAGCTAACGAAGTCGTCTATCTTCGCAAGTTGTTCGCTGCGTACTCCGAACACCTTGAACGTGAAGTACTTGAGCATTCAGACATTGCCGATGAAGAAGGAATCGACGGTCACTATCAGGACTCTCGCATAGAGTTCTACAGTGCCGAGTCCTTGCGAAGCCTATCTAGGGACTCGTTGCCAGTGGGTGAATACGAGAAACTTCAAGATGAGGTTCACCACGGGGTGCGCGATGAGATTAGAAGAGATCACGTTGACGGATTTGAATGCGTCCGCTTAGTGGTGAAGGCTTCGAGGGAACTGCAACTGACTTCGCACGCTTTGCTTCCGCGCATGAATATCAAAGATCGTGGAGGAATCTGCCATCAGCTAGCGAATGATCGAAACGACGTAGTGTGGGTGAAGCCATGAGGATTGCTGAGGAGCGGTTCATTGACCCCTTCAACGGGCCGGTCGAAATTGGGCTCCGCACGCTTGCAATCCTCAACGATGCATTTCCCAATGAGTACTCATTGCAGCGATTAGTCGTCTTCGATTACTTGCTTGTACACTCTGACGACATTCCTGAAGGTCCTATAGGTCTTCACCCCAAGACGCCGCACCGGAGCGGCGAGCTTCTAGTGCGTAGGAAGTCTCTGCGTCAAGGCTTGTATCTCCTTATGAGCCGAGGCCTCGTTCAACAGCGTTATCAACCAAAAGGAGTGTTCTTTGCCGGAACGGATCATACGGGTGCGTTCTTGGACACTTTAGGGTCGGCATATGTCATCGGACTGCGAGATCGCGCAGAGTGGGTAGTAAGCACGTTCGGCCCAATGTCCGATAGCGAACTGGATCTCCTTGTTCAAGAAAACCTAGGTGAATGGGGAGCGGAGTTTGAATTGGAATCAGTCCTTTGGTTGGAGGAAACGGTTTGAGCAAGTTTGGCTTCCACCTCGTCCGACTTGCACTAACGGGATCAGATGTCGAAGATGCCGAAGTCCGATTCACGAATGGCTTGAACGTAATAACGGGCCCGTCAGACACGGGAAAGACATTTATTCTTCAGTGCATCGATTTCATGCTTGGTGCCAGTGTTACTCCTGAAGAAGTGCCTGAGGTAGCAAAATACGACACCGTTATACTAGACATTAAGAAGAATTCTGATAGTGAAGTAATTTCACTCAGCCGAAGTTTACAGGGAGGCGAATTCCGACTCCTACGTCCCGGTCAAGATGAGCTCTCGCTACGTCCAAAGCATGATCCAAAGCGTGAAGACACACTTTCTCACCTGCTGTTGGAAATCACTGGACTATTGGGCAAAGAGGTTCGAAAGAACCAGCATGGCGTGACTCGGCAACTGAGTTTTAGGGACTTGGCACATTTGTCCATCGTCTCAGAAGAAGAGGTGATCCGCTCGACGTCTCCTGTACTTACGGGTCAGGTCGTCAACGCAACTGTGGAGAAGTCGGTGTTTCGACTACTACTATCGGGCAATGACGATTCTGCCGTCGTTGCATCTGAGGAGCCCAAGCTATCGCGTGCCCGAACTGAAGCCAAAGTCGAAGTAGTCCAGGAGCTCGTTGAACAAACACGCGAGCAAATTGAGAAGCTGGAGACTGTCTCTGATCTCTCATCTCTTCAAAAT encodes the following:
- a CDS encoding BlaI/MecI/CopY family transcriptional regulator, which encodes MRKKPTVGKAEFALLAHVAQSDGLSVGEIYGHFESEAGYSRSTITQMLERLRKKKFLKRRKESGMFVYRSVKPYEELQSEMIEGLVTDVLDGSVSPLVHFLQKKVKLTKAEEKELKKILKRIEEDS
- a CDS encoding zinc-ribbon domain-containing protein, whose amino-acid sequence is MALIKCKECGREVSDNAASCPHCGNPIKTPRPQLSKPNSFQSCLGCIGFAVLLAWIASSLGICSGP
- a CDS encoding PD40 domain-containing protein, whose amino-acid sequence is MGLFTIQSLAQGGLSRDSDDSILFPQSSVKIAFTSERDGNAEIYVMNADGSGQTRLTNNGADDRRPAFSPDGSKIAFASDRDGNWEIYVMNADGSGQTRLTNHVATDHTPAFSPDGSKIAFGARRDGDFEIYIMNVDGTDQTRLTNSSLSDWVPAFSPDGSKIVFASWREGNDEIYVMNVDGSGQTNLTHSGTVDFDPSYSPDGSKITFLTTRDGNWEIYVMNADGTGATRLTNNGSVDVDPVYSPDGSKIAFNSDRDGDHEIYIMNADGTGAIQLTNNAAFDGQPSFQTLHSTVIPPDSFSLFRGILIAGGLSDLFSSDNLRMFVRPGITLNQAERQVQLIVVGTAPTETPTVLRFRVEAHASINNIGQWIDLWNYDTNSYEQVDFMIATTADSVVEVTITTDPSRFIENGTLAMQARVSYKEVGIVLSYPWLIILDQTVWVVVD
- a CDS encoding DUF1738 domain-containing protein, producing the protein MNTNVQHTIDSSLKRLSSALAAGRSETLTDYLRAMARFHDYSWFNVMMIFTQRPEATRVAGYNTWKKVGRWVMRGQKGIVILAPLLKKDEEGNRDLYGFKAVRVYDIRQTDGRSLPEFDSVHGDPGRFTQSLAALAHDQGIEVEYVDSLGGPDGVSQGGKVMVCKDLPEGEQFAVLAHELAHELMHRGERKASKKTKELEAEAVAFVVCSVLGLDTYSRSRDYIGLYGGSAEALADSLQHIQQTVKFMLSAVI
- a CDS encoding RNA chaperone Hfq — translated: MNGLRGKTIKVVFLNGESMTGKLHSFSTFVLVVGNSLLYKHAIAEITPVGAEFRQARETAR